The genomic interval AACCTGATGCAGGCCGACCTCGGTTTCACACTCGCGACGGAGTACCAGGGCATGGGGTACGCGTCCGAGGCCGTGCTCGGACTCCTCCAGCACCTCTTCGTCGAGCGCGCGCTGCATCGGGTGTCAGCCGAGGCCGACGCCCGCAACACCGCGTCGGTCCGGCTGCTCGAGCGAGTTGGATTCACCCGCGAGGGGCTGCGGCTGTCCAACACCTGGTTCAAGGGCGAATGGACCGACGACGTGCTGTTCGGCTACCTCCGCGACGACTACCTCAACCGACCGCGGCCCACGCCCGCGCCGTCAGCCTGATCGAACCGTCCGCCTCGATCGGCAACCGCTCCCGGACGCCGTCGCGCATCGCGTCCTGGTCGGCCGGATCCAGACTGCGCAGGTACGCCGGCGCGACGCCCGTCCCGCCGAGGAACGGCTGCCAGTAGTCGTCGAACGATGTGAACACCGTCGGTACGACGATCGCGCGCGTCCGCACGTCGGCGTACCCGGCCTCGCGGAACAGTCCCTCGAGACCTTCCGCCGTACAGAACGAGAACCGGGCGCCCTCGTCCTGGTCACGGTCCTGGGGACGCAACGCGAGCATCGTGTCGAAGAAGTACCGCATCAGCTGCATGTCGCCGGCGTAGTCCCACACGTACACCGCGACCGTCGATCCGATCTCGCGCATCCGGCGCAGCGCCTCGACCCGCTCGGGGACGAAGTTGAGCACGAGGCCGGAGACCACCACGTCGAACGGGCCGTCGGGCAGCTCGGCCGCCGACCGTACGTCGAAGCTCGCGCGCTCGTCGTGGACGGTCTGCCTGGCGTACTCGACGAAGCCGTCCGACGGGTCGACCCCGAGCACGGCCGACGGATCCGCCGTCCGCAGGATCGTGCTCGTCAACGCGCCCGTCCCGCAGCCGACGTCGAGCCAGCGCAGACCTGCCGGCTGCTCGAGCCAGTCGATGAACTCCGCCGCGACGAGCCGGCTCCAGCGGCCGACATACGACTCG from Kribbella sp. NBC_00709 carries:
- a CDS encoding methyltransferase domain-containing protein, with the translated sequence MSEWSSGGIYESYVGRWSRLVAAEFIDWLEQPAGLRWLDVGCGTGALTSTILRTADPSAVLGVDPSDGFVEYARQTVHDERASFDVRSAAELPDGPFDVVVSGLVLNFVPERVEALRRMREIGSTVAVYVWDYAGDMQLMRYFFDTMLALRPQDRDQDEGARFSFCTAEGLEGLFREAGYADVRTRAIVVPTVFTSFDDYWQPFLGGTGVAPAYLRSLDPADQDAMRDGVRERLPIEADGSIRLTARAWAAVG
- a CDS encoding GNAT family N-acetyltransferase, producing MFVRTERLTLRRFTPTDAERFAAYRSDPAVAHYQSWDAPVPLADAQQTVERFGQGDPEAAGWFQYAVDLDGVLIGDLGLNLHENLMQADLGFTLATEYQGMGYASEAVLGLLQHLFVERALHRVSAEADARNTASVRLLERVGFTREGLRLSNTWFKGEWTDDVLFGYLRDDYLNRPRPTPAPSA